The DNA region TGGCTCTCGCCGCGGGCGATGATCTCCGGAGCCCTCGGCCCCAGCGCTTCTCCACCGGACACGGCCATGCAGACATCCACATACTCCACCACCACGCGCGCCTCGTCCCGCAGTGCGCGGAAGCGCTGTGACGCCGATGCTGCATCGTGGCGGAACCACTCGATATTCATGATGGCGTTGGCGTACTCGGAGGGTCCCAGCCGTCCAGCCAGCAGCAAAAACGGCAGCAGTCCGCCGGCCTGGTGCCGCTCCGCCAGTACGAGAATGCCGGCGCGGCGGTACGGCGCCATGTCGCGGAAGGTCTGCAGCAGCAGCGCGCTGAACATGGCAAAATCGCTGAGCGCGGTCTGGTCGCCATGCTCCATCAGGTAGCTGGTAGCCTTGCCCAGGGCCTCGCTCAAGCCGCCGTACAGAAAGAACAGCGGCGGCATGTCCGGGTCCACGTTTTCCAGCGCGATATCCACAGGCGCGCACTGCGCCCCAAGCTCCGGAAAGCGCCTGGCGGCCACGGGGTCTGTCTGCAGGGCGGACACGAACCGCTCTTCGGCGGCGGCCGGCTCCCCTTCCACCACGTCGTGCTCGCAGGCAAACACATCCAGGGCGGTCAGGCTACCCGGTTCGGCCACGGTCAGGTCGCGGACAATGTGCTCCAGCAGGCGGAGCTTGGGCGAGGCCACAGGCGCTCCGCCAGGGGTGACAAGCACGGCGCCGTCGCCATACACGGCGTAGTCCAGGTCGCGTTTAACGACGTCGATGGAGGCGTTGCGTTCTATGGGCGTCATGAAAACCATCCGGCGAGAGGCCATCTCTGAAATAGAAGTTTAGGTTTGTAGCAAAAGAAGACGAGTTCCGCGCGGAAGGAGTCTATCCAATACTATTCGGCCTCTGAGCAGGACGAGTCTGACGCCGCCACAGAGCAAAAGGGCTTTTCTGAGATGGCTTCTACTGGCGCGGCAGGGTCTTGGGGATGTCCACCTCGCCGTCGGCCACCTTTGTCTCGATCTCCTTGAGCGCTTCGAGCACGCCCTTGCCGATCACGTCGCGCGTGTAGGTCATGGGCGAGAGGCCCACGCCGCCGTTCTTCACGCCGTACACATGCACGCCCGGGGAGAACTTGCCGGCCACCACGCTGGAAACCTCCAGGAGCACGGCGTTGTTCACCTGCTTGACCACACTGGTAAGCACGTGGCCCGCGGCCAGGTGGTCCTGGTCGTAGTCCACGCCGATTGCCCAGGCTCCGGTCTCCTGCGCGGCGCGGATAACGCCCTCGCCGGAGGCGCCGGCGGCCGCGAAGATGACGTCCACGCCCTTGGCGTACATGCGGCTGGCCATGGTGTAGCCCTGCTCCGGCGAGCGGAACCCGGCAAATGTCTCCTCATCGTCCGAGATGTACTCCACATAGACGGATGCCCTGGGCCCCACGTCGTGCACACCGGCGGCGTAGCCGGCCGCAAAGGATTCGATCTCGGGAATATCCATGCCGCCGATGAACCCGACCAGACCGGTCTTGGTGGTCAGCGCGGCCAGCGCGCCGGCCAGATAGCCGCCCTCCTGGTCCGCGAACACGATGCAGGAGACGTTGTCCAACCCCTCCAGCCTGGCGTTAACCAGCGTATAATAGACGTCGGGATGCTTCTGCGCGCTCTGCTGTACGGCTTCCACCCACTCGCTGCCGCTGGCGATGACGTACTCGGCGTCGCCCAGCTCGATCACCCGTTTCAGGGCATCGCGCTTCAGGGCGGGATCGTTGGCGTCGGCCAGCGTGGTGTCCACGATGACCTCCAGCGAGAGGTTCTCGGACGCCTCCATCAGGCCGTCGTAGGCAAGCTGGTTGAAGGGGCTTTTCAACCCGCCGGCTCCGGCGAGAAAGGCCACGGTGAGCGGCTCTGCGGCATGGCCAGCTCCCGGCAGACACAGGACCAACAGGAATGCGAAACAGACGGCAAGGCGCTGCATGGAAGCACTCTCCTTGGAGGTGGTCAGGGACTTTTCGTATATCAGGGGGTTTGAAGACGGGCAATCGGCGCAAAGGGCTTTTCCAGACATATCAACAATCCGGCGCTGGCCTTGCCTTGCCTGCCAGGACTGAGTCTCAGCAGATTCCGTGCCCTTCCTTGCCATGGTCCGTGGCGTGGGACGGCGGCGAGGCGTCCAGCTTCTGCATCACGTTCTGCAGGTCCGCGGCAAAGAGCTCGGCCATGTCGCGGCTGAAGTTCTCCTTGACCACGATGCGCAGCACGGCCGT from Oceanidesulfovibrio marinus includes:
- a CDS encoding AlbA family DNA-binding domain-containing protein — translated: MTPIERNASIDVVKRDLDYAVYGDGAVLVTPGGAPVASPKLRLLEHIVRDLTVAEPGSLTALDVFACEHDVVEGEPAAAEERFVSALQTDPVAARRFPELGAQCAPVDIALENVDPDMPPLFFLYGGLSEALGKATSYLMEHGDQTALSDFAMFSALLLQTFRDMAPYRRAGILVLAERHQAGGLLPFLLLAGRLGPSEYANAIMNIEWFRHDAASASQRFRALRDEARVVVEYVDVCMAVSGGEALGPRAPEIIARGESHHVEFKSTLRLNLHTQKSDPSITHASLKTIAAFLNSSGGTLLVGVRDDGSIEGIETDGFPNDDRFGLHLWQSMESSLGGCACPFVASRFERLNGRTICCVTCSESPRPVFLEAKKGGQEFWVRVGASSRQLGVREVLEYTRLRFKE
- a CDS encoding BMP family lipoprotein — its product is MQRLAVCFAFLLVLCLPGAGHAAEPLTVAFLAGAGGLKSPFNQLAYDGLMEASENLSLEVIVDTTLADANDPALKRDALKRVIELGDAEYVIASGSEWVEAVQQSAQKHPDVYYTLVNARLEGLDNVSCIVFADQEGGYLAGALAALTTKTGLVGFIGGMDIPEIESFAAGYAAGVHDVGPRASVYVEYISDDEETFAGFRSPEQGYTMASRMYAKGVDVIFAAAGASGEGVIRAAQETGAWAIGVDYDQDHLAAGHVLTSVVKQVNNAVLLEVSSVVAGKFSPGVHVYGVKNGGVGLSPMTYTRDVIGKGVLEALKEIETKVADGEVDIPKTLPRQ